One Sphingomonas endolithica genomic window, TGCGGCAAGGCTTTGGCACCGATCTGATTTCGCGACGCGTGCCATATGAACTGCGAGGTACGGGTTCAATCGAGCTCAGACCGGGAGGCATAGCCTGCCATATCGCGTTCCCACTTATGCAGGGGGCAAGCATCCTTGAGACGGGCGGATTGAAGCCATGACACCGATGACAAACAAACTGATCTTGGCGGAAGCCCGAGTCCTTATCTTGGAAGACGACTATTATCTCGCGACGGATCTCCAAGGCGTGTTGGAGAAGTCTGGCGCCACGGTACTAGGTCCTTGCCCCGAGCCGGAGGATGCCATCGTGATGCTCACCCGAGATAGACCAGACTGCGCGCTCGTCGACATCAATCTGGGCTCAGGTCGCTCGTTTGATCTGCCCCGTGCCTTGCTTGCGGCGAACGTCCCATTCGCCTTCGTCACAGGGTACGATCAGGAAAGCATTCCCGCCGAGTTCGCGAATGTCGAGCGCTTGGAAAAGCCCGTCTCGTCGGGCAGTGCGGTCGCCACAATGGCGCGGCTGATCAAGCGAGGCTAGCTATTGGACTGGTGCGGCAGATCGTTGAGATCAGCTGACGGTTGCCAGGTTAGAACTTAACCGTGATCTATGTTATTACAACGCGTTAACCGTCAGAAGAGTCGCACGCGGTAAAGACTCAATGTTTTATTGAGCTCCCGTTTGCAAACCGGGAGAGTGGCTATGAATCGT contains:
- a CDS encoding response regulator, whose translation is MTPMTNKLILAEARVLILEDDYYLATDLQGVLEKSGATVLGPCPEPEDAIVMLTRDRPDCALVDINLGSGRSFDLPRALLAANVPFAFVTGYDQESIPAEFANVERLEKPVSSGSAVATMARLIKRG